The Chryseobacterium suipulveris genome window below encodes:
- a CDS encoding efflux RND transporter periplasmic adaptor subunit, whose product MKKKFTWKKALYIFLGLIFAIALFSGIGYLIKSNSKESESFLTKKPVIRTMDDKVMATGKIVPREEIEIKPNMSGIIDKVLVTEGDKVTAGQLVATLRIVPNVQNVNAAQQEINNANVQIGNARINVDTQQKQFAMQQRLYSQGVISKQEYLSAQQQLQNTQQILRNAQQQLQTAQKNLMIARTGATPELAGLATTQIRSKANGTVLEVPVKVGSQVIEANSFNAGTTICSIADLNSLIFQGTIDEAQAGKLKEGMDMNVLIGALQNKSFPGRVTMIAPKGKDENGTIKFPIEGDVFNKTDEYIRAGFSANGEIILSSQKNAMLLEESLIQYEKVNGQDSPFVEVKQPDGKFKKVKVKLGASDGINVQILSGLTKDSEVKVWNPSDKDKEALKEKKNK is encoded by the coding sequence ATGAAAAAGAAGTTTACCTGGAAAAAAGCGTTGTACATATTTCTGGGACTGATATTTGCGATTGCCCTGTTTTCCGGGATTGGATACCTGATTAAGTCCAACTCGAAGGAAAGCGAATCGTTTCTGACCAAAAAACCCGTCATCAGAACGATGGACGACAAAGTGATGGCGACCGGAAAAATCGTTCCGCGCGAAGAGATCGAAATCAAACCGAACATGTCGGGAATCATCGACAAGGTTCTGGTTACTGAAGGCGACAAAGTTACGGCTGGTCAACTGGTGGCGACTTTGCGCATCGTTCCAAACGTTCAGAACGTGAATGCCGCACAACAGGAAATCAATAATGCAAATGTGCAGATCGGCAATGCGAGAATCAATGTCGATACGCAGCAGAAACAGTTTGCGATGCAGCAGCGGCTTTATTCGCAGGGAGTGATTTCGAAACAGGAATATCTTTCGGCACAACAGCAACTTCAGAATACGCAGCAAATCCTCAGAAACGCCCAACAACAGCTACAAACAGCGCAGAAAAACCTGATGATCGCAAGAACCGGCGCAACTCCCGAGCTTGCTGGTTTGGCGACCACGCAAATCCGTTCCAAAGCCAACGGAACCGTGTTGGAAGTTCCCGTAAAAGTTGGAAGCCAGGTAATCGAAGCGAACTCCTTTAACGCAGGAACCACGATCTGCTCCATTGCCGATTTGAATTCACTGATTTTTCAGGGAACGATCGACGAAGCACAAGCTGGAAAACTGAAAGAAGGAATGGATATGAACGTGCTGATTGGCGCGCTCCAAAACAAATCTTTCCCGGGAAGAGTCACGATGATCGCACCAAAAGGGAAGGACGAAAACGGCACGATCAAATTCCCAATCGAGGGCGATGTCTTCAACAAAACCGACGAATACATCAGAGCAGGATTTTCTGCCAACGGCGAAATTATCCTGAGTTCGCAGAAAAACGCGATGCTTTTGGAGGAATCGCTCATTCAGTACGAAAAGGTCAACGGACAGGATTCGCCTTTCGTGGAAGTGAAGCAACCCGACGGAAAATTCAAGAAAGTAAAAGTAAAACTCGGCGCGAGCGACGGAATCAATGTTCAAATCCTTTCCGGCTTAACTAAAGACTCCGAAGTAAAAGTTTGGAATCCGAGCGACAAAGACAAGGAAGCGCTGAAAGAGAAGAAAAATAAATAA
- a CDS encoding HD domain-containing protein has protein sequence MTQLIEKTISFVKEKLHGAEAGHDWFHIERVWKLSRKIAETENCNQEVVELSALLHDIADSKFHHGDENLALKISRDFLESQNVSEDIIQQVLFIIKNISFKNRGEVPEEIPIELKIVQDADRIDAIGAIGIARTFNFGGFKNNLMYDPNLPPKLNMTKEEYKKNEGTTINHFYEKLLLLKDLMNTAKGKELAQERHDFMLKFLDEFYREWRVE, from the coding sequence ATGACTCAGCTCATCGAAAAAACAATTTCCTTCGTCAAAGAAAAGCTGCACGGTGCGGAAGCGGGACACGACTGGTTTCACATCGAACGCGTGTGGAAACTTTCACGAAAGATTGCAGAAACTGAAAACTGTAATCAGGAAGTGGTGGAACTTTCTGCCTTGCTTCATGATATTGCAGATTCAAAATTCCATCATGGTGACGAAAATCTTGCCTTGAAAATTTCACGCGATTTCCTGGAAAGTCAAAATGTTTCCGAGGATATTATTCAGCAGGTTTTGTTTATCATTAAAAATATCTCGTTTAAAAACAGGGGAGAAGTTCCTGAAGAAATTCCCATCGAACTAAAAATCGTGCAGGATGCAGACCGAATCGACGCAATCGGAGCAATCGGAATTGCACGGACTTTCAATTTTGGTGGCTTTAAAAATAATCTGATGTACGACCCAAATCTTCCCCCGAAACTGAATATGACGAAGGAAGAATACAAGAAAAATGAAGGGACCACCATCAATCATTTTTATGAAAAACTCTTATTGCTAAAGGATTTGATGAATACGGCGAAAGGGAAGGAACTCGCGCAGGAACGCCATGATTTTATGCTGAAGTTCCTGGATGAGTTTTATAGGGAATGGAGGGTGGAGTGA
- a CDS encoding ABC transporter ATP-binding protein gives MIYGTLALTFLGALMAQVNPLVLKYTVDEVTELTKLPHPMQEGIHVLIVISAILLGKELLNIFINFGQKFYGEKIRINVSSVLAQSAIDKILTYRVAYFNDENHESGKLQIRIDRGIESLTRLVQNFFIDILPLFSNAIIALVIMYMQNVYVGLVSTFVVPIYFYVSSLQAKKLSGVRRTLRNQREQKTSGLLNLINSIMVIKSFIREKFEGKKQYDLQMQLMESQMFTRRTNFIYDGLKTFIEQFGVVLIILLTVYLVLDQQMTIGAIMLHILLFNNVSAPIRQLHRIYDDMNDAMIYAEGYFDILNADEETEPNGTFIEKDIQGKFELRNVDFTYPNGTKALRDVSMTIENGKTTALVGLSGAGKSTVINLLCKFYLPDSGEILLDGVNLNDYDNTFLRDDIGLVLQRNHIFQGSIEDNIRYGNMNASFEEIEAAAKKAYLHDQILDLPEKYRHDATQLSGGQQQRIAIARLFLKDPPIIFLDEPTASLDAIATEQIKNSLDAIKEGRTVIIISHSLSQILDSDTIYVMKKGEVVEKGTHDELISLNGTYREIFDASARSLNLDKLVSSYREN, from the coding sequence ATGATCTATGGAACTTTGGCGCTCACTTTTTTGGGTGCGTTAATGGCGCAGGTTAATCCACTCGTGCTGAAATATACGGTAGATGAGGTTACGGAACTCACCAAACTTCCGCATCCGATGCAGGAAGGAATCCACGTGTTAATCGTAATTTCTGCCATTTTATTGGGAAAAGAACTGTTGAATATCTTCATCAACTTCGGTCAGAAATTCTACGGTGAAAAAATACGGATCAATGTAAGTTCCGTTTTGGCACAATCGGCGATCGACAAGATTTTGACTTACAGAGTCGCCTACTTTAATGATGAGAACCACGAATCAGGTAAGCTGCAAATCCGTATTGACAGAGGGATTGAAAGTTTAACCCGTCTCGTTCAGAATTTCTTTATCGATATTCTTCCGCTGTTTTCCAATGCAATTATCGCTTTGGTCATTATGTATATGCAGAATGTGTATGTGGGTTTGGTTTCCACTTTTGTGGTGCCGATTTATTTTTACGTGAGTTCGCTCCAGGCAAAAAAACTTTCGGGAGTTCGGCGTACACTTAGAAATCAGCGAGAGCAGAAAACGTCGGGGTTGCTGAATCTCATTAATTCCATCATGGTAATTAAAAGTTTTATCAGAGAGAAATTTGAAGGAAAAAAACAATACGATCTCCAAATGCAACTGATGGAAAGTCAGATGTTTACAAGAAGAACCAACTTTATTTACGACGGACTGAAAACCTTTATCGAACAGTTTGGCGTGGTGCTCATTATTTTGCTCACCGTATATCTGGTTCTCGATCAGCAAATGACGATTGGTGCAATTATGCTCCATATTTTGCTTTTCAACAATGTTTCTGCGCCGATCCGTCAACTTCACCGAATTTATGACGACATGAACGATGCGATGATTTATGCGGAAGGATATTTCGATATTTTGAATGCCGACGAAGAAACCGAACCGAACGGAACTTTCATTGAAAAAGACATCCAGGGAAAATTTGAGTTAAGAAATGTGGATTTCACTTATCCGAACGGAACAAAAGCACTCCGCGATGTTTCAATGACCATTGAAAACGGAAAAACTACGGCACTCGTTGGTTTGAGCGGAGCAGGAAAATCGACGGTGATTAATCTTCTATGCAAATTTTACCTGCCCGATTCTGGCGAAATCCTATTGGATGGTGTGAATCTTAACGATTACGACAATACTTTTCTTCGCGACGATATTGGTTTGGTTTTGCAGAGAAACCATATTTTTCAGGGAAGTATTGAGGACAATATCCGCTATGGAAATATGAATGCCAGTTTCGAAGAGATCGAAGCTGCAGCGAAAAAGGCCTATCTTCACGACCAGATTCTCGACCTCCCCGAAAAATACAGACACGACGCGACACAGCTTTCAGGCGGTCAACAGCAGCGGATTGCAATTGCGCGGCTTTTCCTGAAAGATCCACCGATTATTTTCTTGGATGAACCAACTGCAAGTCTAGATGCGATTGCAACGGAACAGATCAAGAACTCGCTTGATGCAATCAAAGAAGGCAGAACCGTGATTATTATTTCTCACTCGCTTTCCCAGATTCTCGATTCCGACACGATTTATGTGATGAAGAAAGGCGAAGTTGTAGAAAAGGGTACCCACGACGAACTGATCAGTTTGAATGGAACATACCGAGAGATTTTCGACGCTTCCGCAAGGAGTCTGAATCTCGACAAACTGGTGAGCTCTTATCGCGAAAATTAA
- a CDS encoding RNA polymerase sigma factor, translated as MNAKEKEFAQLIRDNQGLIIKVSRLYTNSREDEEDLFQEIVLQLWRSYDTFKGQSKISTWMYRVALNTAITLFRKKTKSPQTDELQDFHYKDFLEDDEEKQQQISTLYKVIKMLPNVERAIVTMYLDDLPYRDIAENLGITEVNARVKMNRLKKTLKELMEKHA; from the coding sequence TTGAACGCAAAAGAGAAAGAGTTTGCCCAATTGATCCGCGATAATCAAGGTTTGATTATCAAGGTTTCCCGGCTTTACACCAACTCCAGAGAAGACGAGGAAGATCTTTTCCAGGAGATTGTGTTACAGCTTTGGCGTTCCTACGACACATTTAAAGGACAGAGCAAGATTTCGACCTGGATGTACCGAGTTGCGCTGAATACCGCGATTACGCTGTTCCGAAAGAAAACAAAATCCCCACAAACAGACGAGTTACAGGATTTTCACTACAAAGATTTTTTGGAGGATGACGAAGAAAAACAGCAGCAAATCTCGACACTCTATAAAGTGATCAAAATGCTCCCAAATGTCGAAAGAGCTATTGTGACGATGTATCTTGACGATCTGCCGTACCGCGATATTGCGGAAAACCTCGGGATTACGGAAGTGAACGCCCGCGTGAAAATGAACCGACTGAAAAAAACCTTAAAAGAACTGATGGAAAAACATGCCTGA
- a CDS encoding beta-carotene 15,15'-monooxygenase, with the protein MPEFDLDNLKKTWQEQEVQPKYDGAQIEQMLNKSSRNYVKYILWISIAEFLVILAMNSYYVFLGDDSDSFMNILSKLGVQNTNQLEADYAHLYFVLKVISLLLTGVFVVLFWQNYKRINVESNLKKLILQIIKFKKTVNLFIFANIFMIFLFMGILTYFTFSVLSDQNIQLTNPTMIGFTVGIIVTMVLCVALIWIYYRIAYGIILKRLGKNLAELRKIEESE; encoded by the coding sequence ATGCCTGAATTTGATTTAGATAATTTGAAGAAAACTTGGCAGGAACAGGAGGTTCAGCCAAAATATGACGGCGCACAAATTGAGCAGATGCTGAACAAATCGTCGCGGAATTACGTGAAATATATCCTGTGGATCAGCATTGCGGAGTTTCTGGTGATTCTGGCAATGAATTCCTACTATGTTTTCCTGGGTGATGATTCAGACAGTTTCATGAATATTCTAAGTAAACTCGGAGTACAAAACACCAACCAACTCGAAGCCGACTATGCCCATCTTTACTTTGTATTGAAAGTGATCAGCTTGCTTCTGACGGGCGTTTTCGTTGTTTTGTTTTGGCAAAACTACAAGAGAATCAATGTGGAATCAAACCTTAAAAAACTGATTCTGCAAATCATCAAATTCAAAAAAACAGTCAACCTGTTTATTTTTGCGAATATCTTTATGATCTTCCTGTTTATGGGAATTCTGACCTACTTTACGTTCTCGGTTTTATCGGACCAGAATATTCAGCTCACGAATCCGACCATGATTGGGTTTACAGTTGGGATTATTGTAACGATGGTTCTTTGCGTTGCATTAATCTGGATTTATTACCGAATCGCATACGGAATCATCCTCAAACGGCTCGGCAAGAATTTAGCTGAACTGAGGAAAATAGAGGAAAGCGAATAA